Below is a window of Halomicrobium mukohataei DSM 12286 DNA.
TCGACGCCACCCGAGAAGGCGATCAAGACGCCCTCTCGGTCGGCCAGATCGGCCCGTGCGGCGTCGAGCTTGGTCTCGACGGCAGTCATGCACCGTCGTTCGGTGCGGACGGCCAAAAGCCCGTTGCGTTAGCCGTTCACAGGGTCGATCGCTGACACGATCGAAGGCGGCTCCGCTGACGCTTCGGTGGGACTCTCACGGCGGCGGATGAGACGCTCGCTTCGGTCGCCAAGACGCCGACCGACCGGACCGACTCATTTATGAGCGACCACACCACCTATGGGAGCGTGCGCGTCGAGAACAGTTTCATCGGGGTCCGCGGTGTCGGCGAGCAGACCGAACGAACTCTGTGGGAGTCCGGAATCACCCACTGGGACGACTTCGAGCCCAGCACCGTCGGACAGAAGACCGGCGAACGCATCGAGACGTTCATCGACGAGGGCCGAGGGCGACTGGCCGACGACGACGTGGCCTACTTCGACGAGCAGTTCCCCTCCGGCGAGCGCTGGCGGGTGTACGAGACGTTCGCCGAGCGGGCCTGTTTCTTCGACATCGAGACTACCGGGTTGGACCAGCAACGCAATCAGGTGACGACGGTGAGTTTCCACCAGGGCGGCGACACCGAGACGCTCGTGGCCGGCGACGACCTGACTGCCGAGGCGCTGTCGGCGACGGTCGGCGACGCCGACCTGCTGGTGACGTTCAACGGCAAGCGCTTCGACGTGCCCTTCCTCGAAGCCAACTTCGACGTGGATCTGGACCTGCCCCACCTCGACCTGCTGTACACCTGCAAGCAACTGGGCCTCAGCGGCGGGCTCAAACAGATCGAGCAGGACATCGGCATCGAGCGTGACCGACCCGACATCTCCGGGCAGGACGCCGTCCGCCTGTGGAAGGAACACGAGCGCGGCGAGGACGGGTCCCTGGAGACGCTGATCAGCTACAACCGCGAGGACGCCGTCAACCTCCGGACGCTGGCCGATCGGGTGACGACCCGTCTCGACGAGCGAGTGTTCGTCGACCCGGCCAGCCAGTAGCGCCACCCCTCTATTTCGAGTGCAGAACCCATCGACCCAAATCGAGTGCCATCTGTCTCTGCGGGGATGGTGGACTGGTCCAGTCGACGCCCTCTCGTACCGAACTCGCAGCCGTCTCATACTGCCGGCTGTACGTCTGTCCAACAGCCGGCAGTATCACGCTGGCTCTGGCTGGGCTCCCTTCTGGCGCGGGCGCAACACGTGGACGCGGCCGGCCACCAGCCCCAGCAACAGACCGGTGAAGTGTGCGACGAGCGCGACCTGTGGCCGGGCCGTGGCCAGCGTGACGACGACCGCGATCGCCGCGAAGGCCGCCAGTTGCAGTCGCGGGCTGAGCTGAATCGTACCGACGACGCGATCCGTGAGTCGGTTGCTGGTCAGCAGGTACCCCGCCAGTGCGAAGACTGCCCCGCTCCCGCCCAGTACGCTCACCTGGCCCGCGCCGCCAAGCACCGCACCCACCAGCGGCGCGAGCCACACCTCGGCGAGCCCCGAGAGCGCCCCCGCGACCACGAAGAAGGCGTGAAAGCGGGCCGGCGTCGTCTGGCGTTCCAGCAAGATTCCGACGACCGCCAGCGCGACCGCGTTCGCGACCAGGTGCGAGACGCCGCTGTGGGCGTAGACGCTCGTCACGACCGTCCACGGGTTGTGGGTCACCGGCGTCGTCAGCACGAACAGCGACTGCATCGCGACGCCACCCGCGACCAGCGACACGAGTTCCTGACAGAGAAACACCGCGAGGAACACGGCCAGGGTCATCACCGTCGGACTCCCCAGAAGTCGTCGTCGCATTACAGTCCGTACGGACCGTTGGCACAAAAAATCGCGGTCTGGACGGGGGTCGTCCCAGACGTACAGCCGCGGTATCAGAGCCGTTCGAGGACGGCCTCGGGATCGTACTGCAGGGTGAGTTCCCGCGAGCGCCCGCGGCCGTCGACGTTGGTGTAGGTGGCCTCGATGACGCCCAGCTGGTCGAGCTTGTTGATGATCTCGGAGTAGCGGGTGTAGCCCAGGTCGGTCTGGTCGTTGAAGGCGTCGTAGATCTCGCCGGCCCGCTGGCCGTCGTGCTGGGCGATCACCTCCGCGAGTGCGGCCTCCGACTCCGACAGTTCCCGCAGCCGTCGCGAGAGATGGACGTACTTGGACTTGTCGTAGGCGTCTTCCACGTCCTCGCGCTCGACGGTGCGGGACGCTCGCATCTCCGCGTTCATCCCCGCTCGGCGGAGCAGGTCGATTCCCACACGGAGGTCCCCGCCCTGCTTGGCGGTGAGTTCGGCCACGCGGTCGAGCACCGTCGTGTCGACGACGCCGTCGTGGAACCCGCGGTCGGCCCGCTCTCGCAGGATGCCGACGATCTCGGGCTCGTCGTACCTGTTGAAGTAGATCTCTTCGGGTCGGAAGACGCTCTGGACGCGCGTATCGAGCGCGTCGATCACGTCCAGATCGAGGTCCGAGGAGATGCAGATGACGCCGATCTTGGCCCCAGAGTGAGCCTCGTGGGCGCGCAACAGCGAGTATAGCGTGTCGCTGGCTTCGGACTCGTAGAAGAGGTAGTTCACGTCGTCGAGTGCCACCACCAGCACCTCCTCGCGCTCGACGAGGCGGTCGGTGATCTGGGAGAACAGCTTCTTGAAGGAGATGCCGGAGGAGGGGGGCTCGTAGTCGAATATCTCGGCGAACAGCCGCGAGAAGACGGCGTAGCGCGTCGAATCGACCTGACAGTTGACCCGCACCGCCTGCACGTCGGTCTGGGCGGTGAGTTCGTCGAAGAGGATCTGGGTCGCCGTCGTCTTGCCGGTGCCGGGCGGTCCGCGAGCGATGACGTTCAGCGGGCGAGAGCCACGCACGGCGGGCCTGAGCGCGTACTTCAGGTTCTCCATCTGGCTCTCCCGGTGTTCGAACGTCTGAGGGACGTAGTCGATCTCGAAGACGTGCTCGTCCCGAAAGACGGACTCGTCCCAGGAGAGCATCCCCTCCTCCGGGTCGTCGCTCATCACTTTCACCGCGGTCCGCGCGCCACTTAACGATTCCCCAGGGTGGCGAAACTGTAACTGCGGCGCTCCTCCCGTGATATTCGGGGAGTCGGCAGCAACCCTTCTCTGTGATCTATAGTAACAATTGAAACGATCTACATACTGATCGCACTGCTGTCGTGCGATCGAGTGTGTACTGAATTTCAATGGCTACTATAGTGGTTTCAAGACCAATTACCACGCATTTTTATGCCGTGTCTGTCCTACTATCATGGACAGGCGGCTAGAGCCCGTCAAACATAGATGATTGTCTCCGCTCTCACGACCCTGACATTCCTGCTGGGCTGTGTAGCCCTCGTTGCGATCATCTGGTACTTCACCAGCTATATCCTGAATCGAGAGGACGATTCGTTAGAGGGCATTGGGATCATGCTTCTGGTGCTCGCATATTCGCTCACCAATCAGGCGTATCAGCAGGTTGTGACTGTCGACGACACAACTATGGGCGTGCTTGATTTCGTCGGTGTCGCGTGTCTCGTCGTCGGCGTCGGTGTTCTCGTGCGACTGCGCTGGCGTCGGTCGTCCGCGTGACCAGCCAGCACGTCTTTGCCCTGCACTGTATCGAGCGATACTACTGGAACACTTACCCAACAACCACACCGATCATTGGTGGCTCACCCTCGCACCGCGCTACTCCTCGACGACGACCGTCCCGACCATCCCGTTTGCCACGTGGGGCGTGCAGATGTAGTCGTACGTGCCCGGGACCTCGAAGGTGTGCTCGAAGGTCTCGCCTTCCTGGCGGGTCTCGTAGCTGTTGCCCGCCTCGTAGCTGGCGAACGGTTCGGCACCCTCCGGAAGGGAGGCGCTGTCCCACCCGTCGGGCCGACAGCTGACGTTGTGGTTCGGGCTCTGGAACCGCCAGGTGACCGTCGTGCCCGCCGAGACGGTCAGCGGGTCGGGCTGGAAGACGTACCTGCCGTTCGGGCCGACCAGCACCTCGTCGTCGCCGGGCGTGGCCGTTTCCGAGTCGCCGCTGCTGGCACAGCCGGCCAGAGCGCCGGTCGCGGTCACGCCGGTCACGCGGAGGAACGTGCGTCGTCGCATTGTCGAACCACAGTGACGGAGGACCAAAGAGGATTCGCTACTCGAACTTCCCGAGTAAGTCGCCGTAAAAGTCGCTCTCGCTGTCGTCTGCCAGCTTCTCGACGATCAGCTCCGGCGTCGACCGGGCGAGCTGGCCCTTCACGGGCGAGCGATTGACCCGGAGTTCGCCGTCGACCAGTCCCTCGGCCTGAATCCCGTCGACGGTCAAATCGGCGTCGGCGGCGTCGATGATGTCGCCCGCGAGGTGAGAGACGAACACGCCCGTCGCGTCGCGCTCTGCCAGCGCTTCGAGGATGCCGGCGACGATCGTCGCCGCCGCGCCGGGTTCCGTGATCGACTCCAGTTCGTCGACCAGCACCATCACGCGGTCGGCGCGAGTGGCTTCCGGACTCTCGTCGACGCCCGCTACCAGCGCGCCGAAATCCCGCAGCGTCGCCTCGAAGGCCCCCGCGTCCAGCGTCCCCTGGGTCTTGGCGTGGTAGTGGAGTTCTCGCACCCGGCCGATCCGGGCGGACTCGGCCGGGACGGGCAGGCCCATGTGGGCAAGCGTCGTCACCAGCGCCACCAGGTCCAGCGTCGAGGTCTTCCCGCCGCTGTTGACCCCCGACAGCAGCGCCACGCCGTCGACGCGGTAGTCGACCGGTTCGACGGCTTCGAAGGGCACGTCCAGCAGCGGCGAGCGCCCGCCCTCGATGGCGAAGCCGGGATCGTCCGCGCCGTCTCGGGGCTCGCTCCCGTCCGACCGCTCCGAGGCGCTCCGTCCCTCGGGCTCTACCCCGCCGACCACGGGCATCGTACAGTCGAAGTCGGCGGCGAACCGGGCGATCGCGAGCTCGACGTCCAGTTCGAGCGCGGTCTCGACGAGGCTCTCGGCGGCCCCGCGCATCTCGGCGAGATCGTCGGCCAGCTCTCGTTTCAGTCGCGTGGCGCGCTGGTCCCGTGCGGCGGTCAGCTCCTCGCGCAGGCGCGAGACGGCCTCCTCGTTGTGTTCGACGGGGTAGGTCGGGTCGTCGGGGAAGGCCCGCCGTGCGACCGCCTCGGTGTCTGTCAGCCCCAGCGTCTCGATCAGGCGGTCGCGAGCCTTCGAGATGGCGGCATCGTACTCGTCGGCCAGCTCTCTGGAGAGCAGCGAGTCCACCCCGGCCCCTCGCTCGACGAGCGAGAGCAGGTCTGTCCCCTCGATGGTCACGTCTCGCTCTTCGATGGCCGCCCGGAGGTGGTCGTTGGCGGCGGATTCGGCCGTCGAGACCGCCGCATCGAGATCGTCGACGGCGACGGTCAGGCGATCGAGTTCGT
It encodes the following:
- a CDS encoding ribonuclease H-like domain-containing protein codes for the protein MRVENSFIGVRGVGEQTERTLWESGITHWDDFEPSTVGQKTGERIETFIDEGRGRLADDDVAYFDEQFPSGERWRVYETFAERACFFDIETTGLDQQRNQVTTVSFHQGGDTETLVAGDDLTAEALSATVGDADLLVTFNGKRFDVPFLEANFDVDLDLPHLDLLYTCKQLGLSGGLKQIEQDIGIERDRPDISGQDAVRLWKEHERGEDGSLETLISYNREDAVNLRTLADRVTTRLDERVFVDPASQ
- a CDS encoding rhomboid family intramembrane serine protease, producing the protein MRRRLLGSPTVMTLAVFLAVFLCQELVSLVAGGVAMQSLFVLTTPVTHNPWTVVTSVYAHSGVSHLVANAVALAVVGILLERQTTPARFHAFFVVAGALSGLAEVWLAPLVGAVLGGAGQVSVLGGSGAVFALAGYLLTSNRLTDRVVGTIQLSPRLQLAAFAAIAVVVTLATARPQVALVAHFTGLLLGLVAGRVHVLRPRQKGAQPEPA
- a CDS encoding ORC1-type DNA replication protein, which encodes MSDDPEEGMLSWDESVFRDEHVFEIDYVPQTFEHRESQMENLKYALRPAVRGSRPLNVIARGPPGTGKTTATQILFDELTAQTDVQAVRVNCQVDSTRYAVFSRLFAEIFDYEPPSSGISFKKLFSQITDRLVEREEVLVVALDDVNYLFYESEASDTLYSLLRAHEAHSGAKIGVICISSDLDLDVIDALDTRVQSVFRPEEIYFNRYDEPEIVGILRERADRGFHDGVVDTTVLDRVAELTAKQGGDLRVGIDLLRRAGMNAEMRASRTVEREDVEDAYDKSKYVHLSRRLRELSESEAALAEVIAQHDGQRAGEIYDAFNDQTDLGYTRYSEIINKLDQLGVIEATYTNVDGRGRSRELTLQYDPEAVLERL
- a CDS encoding plastocyanin/azurin family copper-binding protein, which codes for MRRRTFLRVTGVTATGALAGCASSGDSETATPGDDEVLVGPNGRYVFQPDPLTVSAGTTVTWRFQSPNHNVSCRPDGWDSASLPEGAEPFASYEAGNSYETRQEGETFEHTFEVPGTYDYICTPHVANGMVGTVVVEE
- a CDS encoding helix-hairpin-helix domain-containing protein; translation: MELESVSGVGEKTAAALAELDDPERALREGDVATLAQAPGISEGRAARIARAAIRDEHDDPGGWAATSRAREIYRDALGLIQDRTVTDYARKRLETIYPSGVPERIESVRERARAAMEREPDDAVLEALAGVEPLADPSDVRVRDRCLATTDAERYAEAQAAIPEVTVEVVDDARQLAELGRSYATVVALDESFAGLDVEGDVRVQPDALENPADVVPERPLAFFTRNRDRIRAAVAVHRVADLDSPCDLDALESALDRLAEDGSVRGDDELDRLTVAVDDLDAAVSTAESAANDHLRAAIEERDVTIEGTDLLSLVERGAGVDSLLSRELADEYDAAISKARDRLIETLGLTDTEAVARRAFPDDPTYPVEHNEEAVSRLREELTAARDQRATRLKRELADDLAEMRGAAESLVETALELDVELAIARFAADFDCTMPVVGGVEPEGRSASERSDGSEPRDGADDPGFAIEGGRSPLLDVPFEAVEPVDYRVDGVALLSGVNSGGKTSTLDLVALVTTLAHMGLPVPAESARIGRVRELHYHAKTQGTLDAGAFEATLRDFGALVAGVDESPEATRADRVMVLVDELESITEPGAAATIVAGILEALAERDATGVFVSHLAGDIIDAADADLTVDGIQAEGLVDGELRVNRSPVKGQLARSTPELIVEKLADDSESDFYGDLLGKFE